The stretch of DNA AAACCTTTGTCCCGGATCCGTGAGATCTCATCAAGTTAACAACTATTAGCTGGTCCCAATATTATTgcttaaattatgaattttttttgtagattagtAGTATCACATGACTCATATGATCGATCGTATCACATGACGATGTGTCAACAACGAATCTTTGCTCACTCCTCATTACTTTAACATCGCTCACGTGCTGTTTTTGCGCACACGACATAATTAATGTGTTAATGAGGACAAGTTCGTTATAGATTGGTCCAATTTTATCATACTTTTATGAAACCCGATACTATTAGTTTACTCTATTCATACCAACTGTAGACCATAATGCACATACGACAATCGATGTCCAGCTATTATATTCGACCGGAAAAGTATTATTGAAGCTCGTCGAAATCATGATCTATAAAAATTGTTAATCTATATAAATTAAGTAGTAGACAGATATGGACAATGATACCTTCAAATATGTGTTTTTCTCCTACTCTGTGAACACAAAATTCGACAACTGTCGAGAGCTTTTCTTCGCATTACTGATGTAAAAATTCATCTTTAGATTCCAAATGGGAAAAATGCCACTAGCCAGAATTGTTCAATATATTGGAACTGTGTTCGACGTGTAACCCTCCATTCGATAAAGAGAGTCATAGTTTCTTGGCTTCACGATTTGATCAAACCAGGCGACCAATAATGATTACATCTCGTGATATTCTCTCCTGCCTCACTCTTGGATCCATGAACTGTCTTGACTCTTTGTTACTTATTTAAACCAATAATGATTTCATCTCGTGATATTCTCTATTATTGATTTCGATTACTTAGCGGATTAATAGGCCCAGATCGGCATGTATCTGTTATCGGGCCTAAGGAATCATGTcttatctataaaatttagGGAAGAAGTTTGGTTAGATGCTGCAATAAGAATTGGTTTGTTTAACAAATCACGCACGTTAGTAACTAGTAAGAGAGTTTTACTGATCAGTTAGCACCAAGAGTTATCTTATCTTCATGGAATTGCTGTGTGATTGGTTGTTTTAGATGTTTGTTAGGTTACGTGTCATTAAATGATAGTTTTGTCTAATTTTGCGTTTGTAGATAAGCTTACTTTGAAAAGTTCCAAACTTTTATTAGCATTAAACGAATCGAATTAGAAAAAACAACCAATTCTATGATcgttaaaaaaatttcagaaatatCAAAAGACTTCTCAAGGAACTGTCCAATAAAATAAATCCAAAcgcatatttttttctctctcgacTAAAACCTAAAACTAGCCGCCGTCCATCCAGATCTGTTTTCCGCTTGCCCTCTCCGGTGATCGGCGCTCCTCGTCGCAGCCGTGAGAGGGTACCCAGTAGTTCCCTTTTCGtttagttgttgtttcttttgattcGTCTTACCTCTGGTGGTTAAGTAGAGAGGAGTTGTCAGGTTGACGGTGGTTCATCTCGGCGAGCTTTAGAGGCATGGCAGGTGGTCAGCTTCTCCAGAGAGAGTTGTCGTTCTGGGCTTCCGAGATCTGTAGATCTAATGGTTGCTCTGTCTTAGAAAAGGATTTGCGAATCGGTGACCTTTTGTCTCGCTCCAGCTCCTTGGTCCGGTAAACCAACTATCCAACCCTTCCTCTTTGCTGTTTTGCTAGGGTTAGATGGAATCCCTTTAGTTGTTTCATTTAGTAGGCTGGTTCAGGCTGTTTTCAGTTTTAGAGATGGTGTCgtttacctcttcttcttctcccacgGTATGGGATGGGGATAAGGCAATATCTTCCCGGAATTAGTTGATTAGGTTTCGTTTTGTCTCTGACTGTTTTGGATAGAAGTTGAGGCTCCCAGTTTATGCTTGTTTGTTGAACAAGCGATTCCTCGTCGTGGTGTTTGTCAGGCCTACAAGTTCTTATGTGTCCTTTAGAGTTCTCTTTGGGTTCACTCTGGTTCGATCTTCCGCTGTCCTTGTTTGTGATTGGTGGTGTCCAGTTTGGATTGTTCGCTCCTAGTCTCTGCTTTTCAGATCTGTTCGAGGTCTGGTCCTATGGGTTTTGCTTCTACCTAGGTGCAAAAAAGTCGCCTTGTATACGACATCGCCGTATCCGGAAGAAGTGTGAAGAACTAAGTGGTTCTGTCTTTGCGGATTATGAAGATTACCATAGGAGTTCTGTTACTTTTAGGCAGTTTCTTAGAGGAGGAATGGATTTTCGAAGGTTGGCCGAGGGCATCTTCGTTTTGTACAAGCAAAGGATCTCTTGAAGTTAGCATTCCTTGTGGGTTTTGGTATAATCCTTCTTTgtgaggtttttgttttggtatgtttttgTTATGGGTGTTTCCTTCAATCTTTGTAATAGCCTTGTTTTTCAGTTCTTAGTTTCCCTTGCATAGGGCTTTAGATTCCGGGGATATCTTGTTCTTCCGCCGGCTTTAGACCTGGAGATATCATGTTTTTCCGCCGGCTTTGCTTGTAATCCTAAGTTGTAATggtttgaataataaaattctagatgaccaaaaaaaaataaatccaaacgCACGGCTAATCTTGTCAAGTCAAGTCAAGCCTTACTTACTGGGCCTAAGTTTAGCAATGGACAATTAGGAGGACAATTACGATAAACGATAACGACAagttagaaataaaaaaaaacagagaggcgTCCGATCTTAGAAGAGAGAAACGGCGCACAACAAATTAAACTTCGCTGTTTTTAAAGTAAAACCACCTAGCAAACCTTGCCGTTTGTCTTGTCACCATCCCTGAGTCTCAACATCTCTCTGTACTCATTCAGCTCCCTTTGGTACCTCTCCTTATCCTTTAACCCAATGTTCTGATAAACCTACaatcaaaataaccaaaaaactcGGTTAACAACAAATCTAATTTCAACCCTAAACCGGTCACGGTTATTAAGATATAATTTGTTACCGTTCGTTCCTCGGTAGAGAGATTGCTCCACGATTCGCCAATAATCTTCGTGAACTCTCTCTCCTTGTTTGGATAAAGAGACTTGAGCTTGCAATGTTTCTCAGCAAAGAAGAAATTGTAACCGCTCCGGTTGGGTTTTGGGTAATTCGGGTCTTCTCTGCGTCTGCTTCTTCGTCTTTTACCTGAACGACGCCGTCTACTCCCGGTATCAGCATAAGGCGCAACGGCACCGTTTAATTCAGCggttggtggtgatgatgatgggcCAGGCTGGGCCGGATGGTAAAGCACGCCGTTAAGAATCTCTGAGCCCAACTTTACTTTGACAAGATAACCACAGTCGAATTTGCCTTCAATCGTACCAATAGCTGTGAAACTCGATGAACCTGTGGccatgtattaaaaaaaaatatcacatgtATATGATAAGCAAACTTGAAAATATACATAACATTATCTTACGtgaacaaaaaatcatatagcTTCGGTTTTATTatccaacaaaatccaaatgaATATGCATCAACCATAATGACAGTGGGACCATTACGATTTCTAGACtatattttgaaaagtatatttGAGATAAACATAAAAGATTTTACGATAAGTACATAGCTGGACAATCATCATGCGATATTAAAATGTGCCCCTAAATATAAGTTACACACATATCTAATCATTATTTAATATCCTTAAATCATTCTAGTCCTTATATTAAAAACGTAGATAATACGTACATACCttgagaaggaggaggaagagaattATGATATCTTATACTCGTCGGAGGAGTATACTCGActagagccagttctttgttcGTTGAAGGATCCTTGGCATGAAATGTAGCTGCAAAATTTGATATTCATTTTATGTGTGTTAGCATAAATAAATAACGTCTAGTTCCAAGATAATTACAATAACCATATAGACAAAAACTGATGAGTAAAATTCGGGTAAAAAACAATCGTGGATTACCAAGTTTGTAACTAATAGTAGTACTCATAAGAATGTGTCCCACGATCGAACCCATAAACTTCACATTTTGGAAACTAACTTATATGAATTTCAAGTTAAAATGGTAAACAATTGAATTTTCTAGTCTTCAGGGCATTAAAGATGATAAGAGCAAGTATTTGATGTTTCATTGATTAGCATTAAACAAAAGGGTTGAATTAAAAGAAGTCTCAAGTagtaagaaataaacaaaacctGTGGGATGAAGAAGAGGACCACGAGCATTGAAGAGATGAACTTGTTCGTAATGGAAGAGAAGATTAAGGTAATGTTTCCTTAAGACAAACGAAGCACTTGTTGTGGTCGCAGAGAATCTAAACACTCCTCCAACTTCCCTCCATTTTTTCTCTGCTACTACCTTTACAATTTACATGCATttttcagaaaacaaatcaaacatataAAGTGaaattttctgtattttttttttgttggtaaagaaaacaaataaaaaggtgtTGACCTTTTCGTAACCTCCCCTCCTCGTGACTTCCACATACAAAACATGCAAATCCAGTTCTTTTCCACCAATCACAGGAATcctttgtaatatatattcaataaataaagagaaattaaaTGGCGAAATATGTATGAGAAGAATAAAGTAAGAAGAATAATATAGTTACATGAATTTAGTGGACATGATGGAGTGAAACCGTCTGAGAGTATCCCAGAAGCGAGAAGAATCTTTAACAACGACTTCATGTGAATCCAATGGTTCTGGATACTCTTTTATCTTCGTCGGTGAAGTCGCCGTCGTTTCTACCGTCGCCTGAGACGGTGTCGATTCGTTCTCTTCCGATGACATCGCTTAAGAGAGGGTGCGTGAGACTATTCTTACTtctctttcgtttctttttatttttaatggtgGAGGAAGAgtggtttgtgtttttgtttttgtttatgtttttgtctggtctctcttttttgggttttggtttaaggaaagaagagaaaagataacGATTCAAGATAAGATTTGTGATTTTAATCAGAGAAAGAAATAgggaaatataaatttttattttgctaagGATTTAAAAGTAACGGACGTGAGTGAGGAtttgtcattttctttcttttttgtgtgtttttgataTATACCACAAGGAGAATTAAACATTTGTATACTTTTGTagttgtgtgtatatatttttgctttcagaaaatttttttttttattttcgaGGCGTTTTTGAATGATGTTTGCTAAGTAATTTGTCTGATGCTACTAATTACTTTTTTGACAGGTTATTAATACTGATATTATTGCACCCCCAACTactttatagatttttttgaattaagcTTACGAGCAGTCGAAATTTAGTCACATCTGTTTCTTTCCAACGTTATCAATGATACAGttcaaaaattttgaaatttctttagtcgatttttatatgaaaacatCGATTATAtctaaagaagaagactctcttgcttcttcaccctaaaaatatatagaaaaaaatcaagaatgtGAGTAAAAAGTTAATGATACTTGAAAACAAAAGCAGCGTTTTAGGTGAGGAATTTAAAAGAGACTCAGAGTACGATCTTGAATATCAAATGTTTTGGCAtttaaaaacctttgaaaaAATGTGTCACTGTTGAGTATTTGACATGCATTGGTAAGTGAAAGTTAAAGTAGTACTTATTATTAGTGCAGACGAAGATAGGAGTCACACCCTAAAACTCATCGGGTCAATCGATGGTCTGACATTTTATTTACCCtaaataacaattaaaaaaaaaaaacattttaaagattacaaaaaataaaataaaaaaagtaaaagtaatgGGTCTTATGCTTCGGAGAGGTTGACGTGGGATTAGGGGATTTTATGGTTCTGCTCATATGTAATGTCACGTCTCTCTGCCTGTAGATTCGGTTCCACGTTTCTTCCTTATAATCATTTTTacttcattattattattcgaTTAACATTGTTCTAATTAGATTCTTCCATAAAGTAAAATCCTTTTAGATGACGACGACATTGGAGAGTGACTTTTTAAACTCTTTGGTGTTAAAAACAGAAGAACAAGGTTTTTTTACAAATCAATTCTTTGGTTACACCATGACCatataacacacacaaaaaaatcattgattAAAAAAGTTACAAGAATAGTTTATGAACATTGTTGAATAATAAGAGCACAAACAAACGATGTCAAAATCTTCAAACTAAGCTTTCATCATTTTGGCTTAGAGACTCATAATGAGACTTGATCTTCCTCGTGGTGGGTTTCATCAACTTTCTTATCCACAAGAACTTGGTCCGCGTTATGTCCATGGCTGCCAAAATTCAGGTCAGGATAGTTTCTATGGTTCAAAGAATGCAACCAAAGAGCCATATTTCCATATCTTCGCTCTGTAGCGCCgatatgagaatatatatgCTTCAATTTGAatgcttcagcttcttctttgtATGCTTCCATTGACACTTTCTCATGGCTGTCTTCAAAGTTTTTGTTATAAGACGTGAAGAAGCATTCCTCGAGATAGAGTCCAACTTCTGGGGCCATTGGTACAGTTATATCCACATCCCTGGTTACATAATTTTCCAAATTAAGCATCAAAACAACCATATCTATAGACATAGACAAAGCTTTAAactgagaagaaaaaggaagcttACTTGCTGAAAGCAGTCTGGATAAGTGATTCAGAAGCACAATTCCTCATGATTGCAACAGCAAGACCCATCATCTTACGAATCTGATGTAGCATGAAGCTCTTGCCCAAGACTTCACACTTGATAAAGTCAATACCATCAAGATTAATGACAGTATCAGCGGTGAAGGAGATGATCTGACGATGCGCAGCCGGATCATCTGCTTTCATTCTTGTAGTAAAGTTATGAAAATTATATGATCCAACATAACAACACAGTATTCTACTGAACCTTTCCTTCTCCTTTTCACCGTAACAAAACTTGCTCTTTGCCTCGGCCATTTTGACTTTCTCTGATGAACTTGTATTCAATTTACGACTATCTTCTTGTATCCTAGCTACTCCAACATCTACTGAGCTTAAGCTAGCTAAATCAGAACTCAAAGCTTCAATCTTAAGGGCAGCTCTTAATGCACTAGACTTGTTCGACAAAATGACAGACTCTGGAATCTTACGACCTCTCTCTGAGCAAGCAATACACTTAACATAAACCTCTCCTGAACCTAAACTAGCCATTACCGCTTCTCTATCACGATGCGAGATTGGATCAAGAGCAAACACAGGGAGCAGATACACATACCTTCTTCGATCACAGAACTTCTTAGAGCTAAACGACGGCGTAACATGCTTATAACCAAAGATCCTAATCTGATTAGGGAGATTCGAATTGAGACGATCCACGAATCCAGGAGGATCAACGTTGAATCGACCTGAAACTACTTGACCCACAGCACTCACTCCTTTATCGGTTCGTGCAGATCGTGCGAAATCATATAGTTTAGGCTTGCCTCTAATGGACTCAGGTACAGCTCCGGCGTGGAACAGAGCTTCTTCGAGCTCGCCTTCAATGGTTTTCGCGCCTGGATTCTTTTGCATCCCTTGGTACCCAACACCGCAAAACGCGAATATTATAGCAACTTTTTGAGGCTCCTCGCCGCCGCGGTACAAGTCTGTTTCGTCTTCGGTCAACATTTTTGAGCTTCTTCTGATCTAAATCTCGATCAGGAAACTTGCACCGGGGAAAATTTCTAGCTTCTCTGGCTCCCGAGTGTCCATTATTATTGATAAGAGTTCATCGAACTCTACTTGTCAAGCCTTCCCCTCTGCAACGACTACGTGAATGGCTACCACCGGACAAAGGTCAAAACCCTAGAAGACGACTGAGGATAAAACTACGCCGTTTTTGGATATCAAATTGCTATTTTAACTGGGCCTTTAGTTATTTTTCATATATGGGCTTTATCTTAAGCCCAAATACTTTATTTGAAAACGTCAAGTGATTTCTTTAATCTAACAGTCAACGCGTctagaatattatttttttcttcaccagAGGACGACGACgagtgagaagaaaaaaaaaaagcaaactttgGCCTATGATGAAGCTTCTTCGTTTATCGACTGAGAGTCCAGAttcaaagaaaggaaaaaaaaaagaaaaaaaaaaagaagaagctttctttctctgttgtgAATTGAGATTCTCGGCTCAAGTTGTTTACAGCTTAGTACTTGAAGAAGGTATTGTATTCTATAATTGGCTCATCTATGAAACCGTAGAATCGAATCGTCACTTTTGGTTTTGGGGCCATACTCCAATTAgctctgtgttttgtttttatacctCTGACACCTTTTTAATAAAGTTGACTGTGTGCGGCcgaaatttgttttgaaattttttgattcTGATTCGTTTTTGGGACTGAAGTCAATCAGTTCACGTTCCCTATTTCGGCTCTATATATACAGGTTTGTTTTGCAAAGGGAACTTCACAGAACATCACACTAAGAAGCAACAGTAGCTTCGTTTCTTCCTTGGTTTTTCGTTGATCGGGTTTTACTGAACCTTATCTCGACATGGGTTACTATAACAATGTAagtgtcttttgttttctttttcttgtttttgctcTACCAGTTTTTAAAGGATGATACTTTTGCAGGTCTTTGATGAATGCAACGATCAAACTGATATTGGTAAGTTACAAATCAGCCTTATATGCTCATGAGTTTTCAGGTTATTAGTTTTAAATCTGCAGTTAGTTATTAAAGTCTATTGccttttttctctatataaggTCGAGTTCTACGCGATGGAAGGGAAGTCATTCTCCAGGTTAGCTCAtctttatattatagtttaacacTTATATAATCTTGGTTAACTCGTTTAACACTTATAACTGTATAATCTTGGTTTGACCTTAGCCTTATAGACCCTAAGAGAAATTTTGAATTCTATATCTCAGGCTTATAATTGGGAATCTCACAAACATGATTGGTGGAGAAACTTGGACGGGAAAGTTCCTGACATCGCAAAATCTGGCTTTACTTCTGCATGGTTGCCACCACCATCTCAGTCTCTTGCACCAGAAGGTTAGACTCAGTTGATTTCCAAGAGCTTTTGAATATTtgaaatgaaatcaaataaCTATTACTAACTGCAGAAATGGTTACTGTTGTTTCTGTTATTGTAAGTCCAGGTTATCTTCCACAGGACCTTTATTCACTAAACTCAGCGTATGGCTCTGAGCATCTATTGAAATCTTTACTTCGTAAGATGAAACAGTACAAAGTTAGAGCTATGGCTGATATAGTTATCAATCATCGTATTGGGACAACGATAGGACATGGTGGAATGTATAACCGTTATGATGGATCTTCATTACCGTGGGATGAACATGCTGTGACTTCTTGTACCGGAGGACTGGTGAGTGATGATTATATTACATGTTTCATGTTTGATAGATAGATATCATTATGTTCTGAAAGCTAAAGAAAAAGTTTTCCACTAAAACAGGGTAACCGAAGCACCGGGGCAAATTTCAATGGTGTTCCAAATGTTGATCACACTCAGCATTTTGTTAGGAAAGATATCATCGGGTGGCTTCGTTGGCTGCGCAACACTGTCGGGTTTCAAGATTTCCGTTTTGACTTTGCTAGGGGGtaagttttctcttttcttaactcatttgtttgtttgtttgtggaGTCCTTAATCTGTGAAATTTTGAATGTAATTGATGCAGTTACTCAGCAAACTATGTGAAGGAATACATTGGAGCAGCGAAGCCGTTATTCTCGGTTGGAGAATGTTGGGATTCTTGCAAATACAATGGCCATGGTCTAGACTATAATCAAGGTTTCACAATGTCTCTTTATTTTATACCCTGTGAATTGTTTTGACAGGTGACTCTAGTGTTATGAAATTGTAACACTTGTTTTTCACAGATAGCCATAGACAGCGCATAATCAATTGGATCGATTCCACAGGACAGATTTCTGCTGCATTTGACTTCACAACTAAAGGAATTCTTCAGGTACGTATATTCTTCAAGACCAATATATGTCACCTTCTTTGTAATTCATAGATATTTTTGGCTTACATAATGTCGCCATTGTACTGAAACTCAAATCATTATATGTTACTATAGGAAGCCGTAAAGGGTCAGTATTGGCGTTTATGTGATGCTCAAGGGAAGCCACCGGGTGTAGTGGGATGGTGGCCTTCAAGAGCTGTTACATTCCTTGATAACCATGACACTGGCTCTTCTCAGGTTACCTTAACTATTTCTTCTGTTGTTCATTTGCTTTTTTAGCCTTCACATGTTTCCTTACCTTTTTTTGTGGCTGCAcacttttgttggtttcataggCTCATTGGCCGTTCCCTTCACACCACATTATGGAGGTAAAGAAGCtcttaaaacaaaacttatatcCATTTCCTTACATTTTAAGTCTCTCCCTAAtcggttttgtgttttttcaggGCTATGCATATATACTTACTCATCCCGGCATCCCCTCTGTATTCTACGATCACTTTTACAATTGGGGAAGCTCAATCCATGATCAGATTGTCAAActggtaatatttttttttcatttctataTATGAAGCTATCATTGGATCCATGGTCCTACGTTTTCCATCTTTTCTAAAACTGgtcctctgtttttcttttctcctttttattcaTTGACAGATTGACATTAGGAGGCGACATGATATCCACAGTAGGTCAACGGTCCGCATTTTAAAAGCTGAATCTAACTTATACGCTGCCATTGCTGGTGAGAAACTGTGTATGAAGCTCGGAGATGGCTCTTGGTGCCCTTCTGGTAGAGACTGGACTCTAGCAACAAGTGGCCATCGCTATGCCGTCTGGATCAAGTAATCTTGCTGTATCTATCTAGACCAAACCTTCGTATCGGTGTCAAAGGTTCTGGTCTTCAGAGTTCCAGTAATATATGTAATTCATTTTCTGTACGGGGTTTTACAATAATGTCAAGCACTTACGTCTTCATGACGTAAGATTTTCTAAGCTGTATTCCTATGCAAGTGTTAAATTTGCATTTTGTGTGAATTTTTTAGTTAACGTTTTATATACAAAACTGTATTGCGTGGTGAGAAAGAGTAATGGAGACTATAGTAGAAAGGGTTTTACACTTTTCTATGAGAAGTAAGTTGACTTGTGCTCTGTTTCAAAAAGTTAATGTATTCAGATTGCAAGATAAAAccatatagattttttttaaataacttgtaGGGTACAAAGCAGATGATAATGGACATTAGCTAGGGtttgttgataagataaattGATACttgccattaaaaaaaaaaactcatttattTTAAGCATGGTCTAGAAAACTCAAGTTTAGCTATTCCTTGGtcaaaaagactcaaaaacatggGTGTGTAATTGTGTATATTACATTACTATATTGGTGGCCACTAGACTAGGACTTGACGAGCAGAGAGATCTTATAAAGTAGATGATGTGTGTTTGTGTATATTATATGGTCATAAGActtcatcatttttgttttgaatttttaacaacaaaaccccaatacctttttttttactaacactGTCTTTTCCATCTAAGTTTCTTATATATTTGACTAAGGGCTTTGTATGGTGTTTTAATCCAAGtagtagtatataatttttttgggaactgcataaaaagaacaaaatcgaATCAATCATGAACACCTTCTGGCTTCACGTGAACATGCTGTGCTAAAAAGATCTTTCTGTTCATAGAAGGTCTCCTAGATCTTTCAAgttattaaattgttttcttctgaATTCTTTAATGGTCATGGATTTATAAAGCTACTAGATGCGTTGCTACTGGTACATATCATGCTCAATGGTTgtgctttcaagtttcaaaacaAGCCCACGGAGAATATAAGTACAGAACTACAGACCGTAATAGACTATAACATAATTGTCCAAGTATAAAGAAAACTATGACAGTATATCAAATCTATTAAACGGAAGTTagagaaaattaataattatttgataagCAATTATACAAGTTAATCCGGAGGAAATTATGGTGGTGATGAGCATGAGAGATAGAAATGTCCCGCATGCATACTGCataagaaaaaagtgaaaaaggggattaaaaaaaaaaaaaaaaattggctaaACCGTCAGTAAATTCCTGTCTCCTTTAAACCTTTTATTACAATTTACCAGTGTTAAAGTGTGATTTAGctactatttagtatttacacaTTTTTCCAATTTCATGTCTCAATCTTGTTTAAAAAGTTAtccaaatcaaaaaaataaaagcgtATAATTCTACTAACTTTTTGTTATgttcttgaccaaaaaaagaaaaacaggtTGAATATATcacattgctttttttttttgtcaacagtaGTACATAATGTACTGTACATTGCATTTTCTGGTCTTATCATATattccaaaaatcaaatcttgCAAAAATTTCTACAGTTATAGTCAAAAGAAATTTGTCTTCTAAcagttttctaaaaatatatatcacattttcttttctttttgtatctcaaaatattacaagttaaaaaaaacatgaatataATACTTTCGAA from Camelina sativa cultivar DH55 chromosome 9, Cs, whole genome shotgun sequence encodes:
- the LOC104713275 gene encoding tRNA pseudouridine synthase A, mitochondrial-like, whose translation is MLTEDETDLYRGGEEPQKVAIIFAFCGVGYQGMQKNPGAKTIEGELEEALFHAGAVPESIRGKPKLYDFARSARTDKGVSAVGQVVSGRFNVDPPGFVDRLNSNLPNQIRIFGYKHVTPSFSSKKFCDRRRYVYLLPVFALDPISHRDREAVMASLGSGEVYVKCIACSERGRKIPESVILSNKSSALRAALKIEALSSDLASLSSVDVGVARIQEDSRKLNTSSSEKVKMAEAKSKFCYGEKEKERFSRILCCYVGSYNFHNFTTRMKADDPAAHRQIISFTADTVINLDGIDFIKCEVLGKSFMLHQIRKMMGLAVAIMRNCASESLIQTAFSKDVDITVPMAPEVGLYLEECFFTSYNKNFEDSHEKVSMEAYKEEAEAFKLKHIYSHIGATERRYGNMALWLHSLNHRNYPDLNFGSHGHNADQVLVDKKVDETHHEEDQVSL
- the LOC104713276 gene encoding probable alpha-amylase 2, producing the protein MGYYNNVFDECNDQTDIGRVLRDGREVILQAYNWESHKHDWWRNLDGKVPDIAKSGFTSAWLPPPSQSLAPEGYLPQDLYSLNSAYGSEHLLKSLLRKMKQYKVRAMADIVINHRIGTTIGHGGMYNRYDGSSLPWDEHAVTSCTGGLGNRSTGANFNGVPNVDHTQHFVRKDIIGWLRWLRNTVGFQDFRFDFARGYSANYVKEYIGAAKPLFSVGECWDSCKYNGHGLDYNQDSHRQRIINWIDSTGQISAAFDFTTKGILQEAVKGQYWRLCDAQGKPPGVVGWWPSRAVTFLDNHDTGSSQAHWPFPSHHIMEGYAYILTHPGIPSVFYDHFYNWGSSIHDQIVKLIDIRRRHDIHSRSTVRILKAESNLYAAIAGEKLCMKLGDGSWCPSGRDWTLATSGHRYAVWIK
- the LOC104713273 gene encoding high mobility group B protein 9-like, coding for MSSEENESTPSQATVETTATSPTKIKEYPEPLDSHEVVVKDSSRFWDTLRRFHSIMSTKFMIPVIGGKELDLHVLYVEVTRRGGYEKVVAEKKWREVGGVFRFSATTTSASFVLRKHYLNLLFHYEQVHLFNARGPLLHPTATFHAKDPSTNKELALVEYTPPTSIRYHNSLPPPSQGSSSFTAIGTIEGKFDCGYLVKVKLGSEILNGVLYHPAQPGPSSSPPTAELNGAVAPYADTGSRRRRSGKRRRSRRREDPNYPKPNRSGYNFFFAEKHCKLKSLYPNKEREFTKIIGESWSNLSTEERTVYQNIGLKDKERYQRELNEYREMLRLRDGDKTNGKVC